Proteins co-encoded in one Candidatus Dormiibacterota bacterium genomic window:
- the ruvA gene encoding Holliday junction branch migration protein RuvA: MFSRIEGVLVERRPESAVVDVSGLGYEILLPPCVAEKVPSTPGEPVALEIYAVLNIDGNSGRFTYYGFHNVVERAFFEALLSVASIGPRSAARAFSQPMSAIARAIDRGDHAFLKSLPGIGQQKARDIVAKLQGKVARFLLIQDAPAPAREIERGLPEFAQEALAVLLQLEYRRLEAETMIRETLAAVPGVGDAEALLAEIYRRRTSRALKNVPA; the protein is encoded by the coding sequence GTGTTCTCGCGCATCGAAGGCGTACTCGTCGAGCGGCGGCCGGAATCTGCCGTGGTCGACGTGTCGGGACTCGGGTACGAGATCCTCTTGCCGCCCTGCGTCGCGGAGAAGGTCCCGTCGACTCCCGGAGAGCCGGTCGCACTCGAGATCTACGCGGTGCTGAACATCGACGGCAATAGCGGGCGCTTCACGTATTATGGCTTTCACAACGTCGTCGAGCGTGCGTTCTTCGAGGCGCTCTTGAGCGTGGCGTCGATTGGGCCGCGCTCGGCGGCGCGCGCGTTCTCGCAGCCGATGTCGGCGATCGCGCGCGCGATCGATCGCGGCGATCACGCATTCTTGAAGTCTTTGCCGGGAATCGGCCAGCAGAAAGCCCGCGACATCGTCGCAAAACTGCAAGGAAAGGTCGCACGTTTTCTCCTCATTCAGGACGCGCCCGCGCCCGCACGGGAGATCGAACGCGGGCTGCCGGAGTTCGCGCAAGAAGCACTCGCGGTGCTGCTGCAACTCGAGTATCGCCGTCTCGAGGCCGAAACGATGATTCGCGAGACGCTCGCGGCGGTTCCCGGCGTGGGAGACGCCGAGGCACTGCTCGCGGAGATCTATCGCCGGCGCACGAGCCGCGCGCTCAAGAACGTGCCCGCATGA
- the ruvC gene encoding crossover junction endodeoxyribonuclease RuvC — protein sequence MRILGIDPALRVTGYGVIDGNGTRVRLIEAGVVSPKIGALELRLQQLYAAMVEIISQTRPNVVVIEELYTTYKSPGTAILMGHARGVLALASAQAGIPVHTIGHAHVKRALVGSGSARKEQVGAMVARMLGLRSAPSPHDVSDALALALAFHHRAGRVVPARAAKA from the coding sequence ATGAGGATATTGGGCATCGATCCGGCGTTGCGGGTTACGGGGTACGGCGTGATCGACGGCAACGGCACGCGCGTACGGCTGATCGAAGCGGGTGTCGTCTCGCCCAAAATCGGCGCGCTCGAGCTTCGGCTGCAGCAGCTGTACGCTGCAATGGTCGAGATCATCAGTCAGACGCGTCCGAACGTCGTGGTCATCGAGGAGCTCTACACGACGTACAAGAGTCCCGGAACGGCGATTCTCATGGGTCACGCGCGCGGCGTCCTCGCGCTTGCAAGCGCTCAAGCCGGCATTCCCGTGCACACGATCGGTCACGCACACGTGAAACGAGCGCTCGTGGGTTCGGGAAGTGCGCGAAAGGAACAAGTCGGCGCAATGGTGGCGCGTATGCTCGGTCTGCGCAGCGCTCCGAGCCCGCACGACGTCTCTGACGCCTTGGCGCTCGCATTGGCGTTTCACCACCGAGCCGGCCGAGTCGTCCCAGCGCGGGCGGCGAAGGCCTAG
- the pknB gene encoding Stk1 family PASTA domain-containing Ser/Thr kinase, with product MIEQRTFNNRYRLDHALGEGGMARVYLGIDTLLRRRVAIKVLREQYAADAEFVRRFYQEAESAAKLSHPNIVNTYDVGREGDLYYIVMELVDGASLAEILAADGKLPEPVAIDYTVQICTGLAYAHRQGLLHRDIKPANILVTKDDVVKLSDFGIARAISQHTMALTTPGLVMGSIFYVSPEQAQGHELGAGSDLYSVGVVLYQMVTGSLPYTGDSPVAVALKHISDPVPTIDAEKHGVSPALAAIVNRLLQKAPQHRFGSASEVASALREARERPSIAAYRIEDDAPGRGSGLDLPPRRSKMPDRSFAYEEERRRSTGANAAILVVALAAATAIGFWIFGRPLPDFGATISVGSYVGETDAQAVQDIANAHLSTKLFHSSSNTVPLAHVIRQNPVPGTKVARNSTIELFISNGLPTLGLRDVRGFSSRDAQRILQDDKFRVRIVQRYDNSTKDSVVDERPAPGARVREGSTITLIVSQGPQPMLIPNFVGMPLDRAEAVAEHMGVTLDAGQQVAIPGEQPNTVVSQDPAPGQQIARGAVVHVAVNMFSLSAPQQGAGETVVPPVVGKDYADAIAELQQAGFAVSVQFSVQPTGNGMVIGEQPEGGAQTPSGSRVAITLSVPGEVPDTDGLSIQQARAALEAAGYSVSSLRYTADEGAGGRVIGTDPIAGTTLSPGSSVVLVVNSS from the coding sequence GTGATCGAGCAACGTACCTTCAACAATCGGTACCGCCTCGACCATGCCTTAGGCGAAGGGGGAATGGCGCGCGTCTATCTTGGGATCGACACGCTGCTGCGCCGTCGCGTAGCGATCAAGGTCCTGCGGGAGCAGTACGCGGCCGACGCGGAGTTCGTCCGGAGATTCTATCAGGAGGCCGAGTCTGCCGCGAAGCTTTCGCACCCGAACATCGTCAACACGTACGACGTCGGGCGAGAGGGCGATCTCTATTACATCGTCATGGAGCTGGTCGACGGCGCGTCGCTGGCCGAGATATTGGCCGCCGACGGGAAGCTTCCCGAGCCGGTGGCGATCGACTATACCGTACAAATCTGCACCGGTCTCGCCTACGCCCATCGCCAGGGACTGCTCCACCGCGACATCAAGCCAGCGAACATCCTCGTAACGAAAGACGATGTCGTCAAGCTCTCCGACTTCGGCATCGCGCGCGCGATCTCGCAGCATACGATGGCGTTGACGACGCCCGGCCTCGTCATGGGCAGCATCTTCTATGTTTCGCCCGAACAGGCGCAGGGGCACGAGCTCGGCGCGGGATCCGATCTTTATAGCGTTGGCGTGGTGCTCTATCAAATGGTGACGGGATCGCTACCGTACACGGGTGATTCACCGGTGGCGGTCGCCTTGAAACACATCTCGGATCCCGTTCCGACGATCGATGCGGAGAAGCACGGTGTGAGCCCGGCCCTCGCCGCGATCGTCAACAGGCTGCTGCAAAAGGCCCCACAGCACCGCTTCGGATCCGCGAGCGAGGTCGCATCTGCCCTGCGCGAAGCGCGCGAACGGCCAAGCATCGCTGCGTACCGCATCGAGGACGACGCGCCGGGGCGCGGGTCGGGGCTCGATCTGCCGCCGCGGCGCTCGAAGATGCCCGACCGCTCGTTCGCCTATGAGGAGGAGCGCCGCCGGTCGACGGGTGCGAATGCTGCGATCCTCGTCGTCGCGCTCGCCGCGGCGACGGCGATAGGGTTTTGGATCTTCGGCCGGCCGCTCCCGGATTTTGGGGCGACGATCAGCGTTGGGAGCTACGTTGGAGAGACGGACGCGCAGGCCGTGCAGGACATCGCGAACGCCCATCTTTCGACGAAACTCTTCCATAGCAGCAGCAATACGGTTCCGCTCGCGCACGTCATCAGGCAGAATCCCGTCCCGGGGACGAAGGTCGCGAGAAACTCGACGATCGAGCTATTCATTAGCAACGGCTTACCGACGCTCGGGCTGCGCGACGTTCGCGGATTCTCGTCACGAGACGCCCAACGCATCCTGCAGGACGACAAGTTCCGCGTACGGATCGTGCAGCGCTACGATAACTCCACGAAGGACAGCGTCGTCGACGAGCGTCCGGCTCCCGGGGCGCGCGTGCGGGAAGGCAGCACGATTACGCTCATCGTTTCGCAGGGTCCTCAGCCGATGCTCATCCCGAACTTCGTGGGGATGCCCCTCGATCGCGCGGAGGCCGTCGCCGAGCACATGGGGGTGACCTTGGATGCCGGCCAGCAGGTTGCGATCCCGGGCGAACAGCCCAACACCGTTGTGTCACAGGATCCGGCACCCGGTCAGCAGATCGCCCGCGGCGCCGTCGTTCACGTTGCGGTGAACATGTTCTCGCTGAGCGCGCCCCAGCAGGGCGCAGGAGAGACCGTCGTGCCGCCCGTTGTCGGGAAAGACTACGCGGACGCGATCGCAGAGCTCCAGCAAGCCGGCTTCGCGGTATCCGTGCAGTTTTCGGTCCAACCGACGGGCAACGGCATGGTCATCGGCGAGCAGCCGGAGGGAGGCGCGCAGACGCCGTCCGGCTCGCGCGTCGCGATCACCCTCTCGGTTCCCGGCGAGGTGCCCGATACCGACGGATTGTCGATCCAGCAGGCGCGCGCCGCGCTCGAGGCAGCCGGCTATTCGGTCTCGTCGCTGCGCTACACGGCAGACGAAGGTGCTGGCGGACGCGTCATCGGCACGGACCCGATCGCCGGAACGACGCTCTCTCCTGGGTCGAGCGTGGTGCTCGTCGTCAACAGCTCATGA
- a CDS encoding penicillin-binding transpeptidase domain-containing protein has translation MINGTIRRLVLLMGVLFVVLAARLWYVQIDQGPAISSHPSNPRHGALQAGRGRVLATNGTVLAYSQGDRRSYPFGASLAQSIGYVSARYGTSGIEQAYDAALSPPDVSGDPVGQIEEIRAAMQGRSVTPQGDDIVTTIVPSIQQELFARLSRYPRAAGVVLDPRSGAVLAIASVPSFDPAAIDAAFSHLSTDPSSPLLDRATQGLYPPGSTFKLFTASAALDSGTVTPDTRFEDPGYLVIGNATLHDNEGEATGNQDVTTAFALSSNVDFAQITLKVGLDTFYEYLDRFGIGSSLDFQLSALPSSVPPKNEVSAGELAQMGFGQGALLVTPLQIALIAATIANNGDEPRPFIVRQIRRGDSVVSVIPSGTLASPISAETASEVTKMMVAVVERGTGTVASLPNVVVAGKTGTATNPHGVAHSWFVCFAPADAPRAVVAILVENAGYGATVAAPIARDVLETALENTSAAGT, from the coding sequence GTGATCAACGGCACCATCCGCCGGCTTGTCCTGCTCATGGGCGTGCTCTTCGTCGTCCTCGCTGCGCGCTTGTGGTACGTACAGATCGACCAAGGACCTGCGATCTCGTCGCACCCGTCGAATCCGCGGCACGGGGCGTTGCAAGCCGGGCGCGGCCGCGTCCTGGCGACGAATGGGACGGTTCTCGCGTACTCGCAAGGCGACCGGCGGAGCTACCCGTTCGGGGCGTCGCTCGCACAGTCGATCGGGTACGTGTCGGCTCGCTACGGGACGAGCGGCATCGAGCAAGCCTACGACGCGGCACTGAGCCCTCCCGACGTCTCCGGCGATCCGGTCGGCCAAATCGAAGAGATTCGCGCGGCGATGCAGGGCCGTTCCGTCACGCCGCAAGGCGACGACATCGTTACGACGATCGTGCCGTCGATCCAACAAGAGCTTTTCGCACGGCTCTCGCGCTACCCGCGCGCCGCGGGCGTGGTGCTCGATCCTCGTTCGGGCGCCGTACTCGCGATCGCTTCCGTTCCAAGCTTCGATCCCGCGGCGATCGACGCAGCCTTCTCGCACCTCTCCACCGATCCGTCGAGTCCGCTGCTCGACCGCGCGACGCAGGGGCTCTACCCGCCCGGATCGACGTTCAAGTTGTTTACTGCATCGGCTGCGCTCGATAGCGGGACGGTCACTCCGGATACGCGCTTCGAGGATCCCGGATACCTTGTGATCGGGAACGCAACCCTTCACGACAACGAGGGCGAGGCCACCGGGAACCAAGACGTGACGACGGCCTTTGCGCTCTCGAGCAACGTCGACTTCGCGCAGATCACGCTAAAGGTGGGCCTCGATACCTTCTACGAGTATTTGGATCGCTTCGGCATCGGGAGTTCGCTCGACTTTCAACTCTCCGCGTTGCCCAGCAGCGTGCCTCCAAAAAACGAGGTGAGCGCCGGGGAGCTCGCGCAGATGGGATTCGGTCAGGGTGCACTGCTCGTGACGCCCTTGCAAATAGCGCTCATCGCCGCAACCATCGCAAATAACGGAGACGAGCCGCGGCCGTTCATCGTGCGGCAGATTCGGCGCGGCGACAGCGTGGTCAGCGTCATTCCGAGCGGAACGCTTGCCTCGCCGATCTCGGCGGAAACAGCATCCGAAGTGACGAAGATGATGGTTGCCGTGGTCGAGCGTGGAACGGGCACCGTCGCGAGTCTTCCCAACGTCGTCGTTGCTGGCAAGACCGGAACGGCAACCAATCCGCACGGGGTCGCGCATTCATGGTTCGTGTGCTTCGCTCCGGCCGACGCTCCGCGCGCGGTCGTTGCGATTCTCGTGGAGAACGCCGGCTACGGTGCGACGGTGGCAGCGCCGATCGCTCGCGACGTGCTCGAGACGGCATTAGAGAACACCTCGGCGGCGGGAACGTGA
- the carB gene encoding carbamoyl-phosphate synthase large subunit: MKAGTLSVMVIGSGPIVIGQAAEFDYAGVQACRALREQGHRVVLVNSNPATIMTDPEIADAVYLEPLTVDSVAAIVARERPDALLPTLGGQTGLNLAVELHEAGVLERYGVEVLGTPIDAIRLAEDRERFKTKMIEIGEPVPESRIVTQIDDGMAFARENGYPLVVRPAYTLAGTGGGIAYDDVALREILRAGLDASLIGQVLLESSLLGWKEIEYEILRDAADNCIVVCNMENLDPVGVHTGDSIVVAPSQTLSDVEYQMLRSASLNVIRALGVQGGCNIQFALHPDRSEYAIIEVNPRLSRSSALASKATGYPIAKIATRIALGQLLDEIENPITGITKAAYEPALDYVVVKIPRWPFDKFPLADTQLGTQMKSTGEAMGIGRTFRAALVKAVRGLDLGYEGLHGTPLAEWSDGELERVVEHPSHERLLAICELLRRAHDAGGVERAIERIHGASAIDRFWLYEIAEIVAEGEDGWNPRDAAFRMVDTTAGEFPAKSPYYYLSPGEADELRGRMSGRQEEAVVVVGSGPIRIGQGIEFDYSCVHAAWALRAAGRRAVVVNNNPETVSTDFDISDVLVFEPPGADEVEAAYRATRARGVMLAFGGQTAINLAAELSRRGVRIVGSDRASVDMAEDREQFDAALARLDVARPKGRAARSFREARAIARELGFPVLVRPSFVLGGRAMEIVYNEAQLASYAESAPAIRPEAPLLVDRYLAGLELEVDAVFDGRDVLVPGIFEHIERAGVHSGDSIAVYPPQRLDAAQQARVVEVTAAIARELRTEGLINIQFVLHEDELFIIEANPRASRTVPIIQKATGVNIVAAATRVALGERLRDMPYGTGLTPAPPYVVVKVPVFSFSKMRGVETMLGPEMKSTGEVLGIDATFAGALRKGFVAAGIRLPSEGGRILVSISDEEKQAAVSVLRRYAQLGHRLVATQGTADVLEGAGIACERTNKIADGSPHVLDVLAAREVDLVINDAKGPREISDDYKIRRAAVEASIACLSSLDTARALVEALNGTPGPPQSLQEYRAASRRSSFSVGTAARSPS, encoded by the coding sequence GTGAAGGCGGGGACGCTCAGCGTCATGGTGATCGGGTCGGGGCCCATCGTCATCGGTCAAGCCGCCGAGTTCGACTACGCCGGCGTCCAGGCGTGCCGGGCGCTGCGCGAGCAAGGGCACCGCGTCGTCCTCGTCAACTCGAATCCGGCTACCATCATGACCGATCCGGAGATCGCGGATGCAGTGTACCTCGAGCCGCTGACGGTTGATTCGGTTGCCGCCATCGTCGCGCGCGAGCGTCCCGATGCGCTGTTGCCGACGCTCGGCGGACAGACCGGATTGAACCTCGCCGTCGAGTTGCACGAGGCCGGCGTGCTCGAGCGCTACGGCGTCGAGGTGCTAGGTACGCCGATCGACGCGATCCGTCTGGCGGAAGACCGCGAACGCTTCAAGACGAAGATGATCGAGATCGGCGAGCCCGTTCCCGAGAGCCGCATCGTGACGCAAATCGACGACGGCATGGCGTTCGCACGCGAGAACGGGTATCCTCTGGTCGTGCGGCCGGCATACACGCTCGCCGGCACCGGCGGCGGCATCGCGTACGACGACGTTGCGCTGCGCGAGATCCTGCGCGCCGGCTTGGACGCGAGCCTCATCGGACAAGTCTTGCTCGAGAGCTCTCTGCTCGGCTGGAAAGAGATCGAGTACGAGATCCTGCGAGACGCCGCAGACAACTGCATCGTCGTCTGCAACATGGAGAATCTCGATCCGGTCGGCGTGCACACCGGCGATTCGATCGTCGTGGCGCCGTCGCAAACGCTCTCCGACGTCGAGTACCAGATGCTGCGGTCCGCGAGCTTGAACGTCATCCGGGCGCTGGGCGTTCAGGGCGGCTGCAACATCCAGTTCGCGCTCCATCCAGATCGCAGCGAGTACGCGATCATCGAGGTGAACCCGCGACTCTCTCGCAGCTCGGCGTTGGCGTCGAAAGCGACGGGGTATCCGATTGCAAAGATCGCTACGCGCATCGCGCTCGGCCAGCTGCTCGACGAAATCGAAAATCCCATAACCGGGATCACGAAGGCCGCGTACGAGCCTGCACTCGATTACGTCGTCGTCAAGATTCCACGCTGGCCTTTCGACAAGTTTCCACTTGCCGACACGCAGCTTGGGACGCAGATGAAATCGACCGGGGAGGCGATGGGCATTGGGCGCACGTTTCGCGCTGCGCTCGTGAAGGCCGTACGTGGCCTAGACCTCGGCTACGAAGGACTTCACGGCACGCCTTTGGCTGAATGGAGCGACGGGGAGCTGGAACGCGTCGTCGAGCACCCCTCGCACGAACGGCTCCTGGCGATTTGCGAGTTGCTGCGCAGAGCGCACGATGCGGGCGGCGTCGAGCGCGCGATCGAGCGGATTCACGGGGCCAGCGCCATCGACCGCTTCTGGCTGTACGAAATCGCGGAGATCGTTGCAGAGGGCGAAGACGGGTGGAATCCGCGGGATGCGGCATTCCGCATGGTCGATACCACTGCCGGCGAGTTTCCCGCGAAGTCGCCCTACTATTACCTCTCACCCGGCGAAGCTGACGAGCTGCGTGGGCGCATGTCCGGTCGCCAGGAGGAAGCGGTCGTGGTCGTGGGAAGCGGGCCGATCCGTATCGGGCAGGGCATAGAGTTCGATTACAGCTGCGTGCACGCTGCGTGGGCGCTGCGCGCCGCCGGGCGCCGCGCGGTCGTCGTGAACAACAATCCCGAGACGGTCTCGACCGATTTCGACATCTCGGACGTGCTCGTCTTCGAGCCCCCGGGCGCAGACGAAGTCGAGGCTGCGTATCGTGCAACGCGCGCTCGCGGCGTCATGCTCGCCTTCGGTGGTCAAACCGCGATTAACTTAGCCGCAGAGCTCTCGCGGCGTGGCGTGCGCATCGTCGGTAGCGACCGCGCGAGCGTGGATATGGCGGAGGACCGCGAGCAATTCGATGCCGCGCTCGCCCGCCTGGACGTCGCGCGGCCCAAGGGGAGAGCGGCGCGGAGCTTCCGGGAGGCGCGCGCGATCGCGCGCGAGCTTGGATTCCCGGTGTTGGTGCGACCCTCGTTCGTGCTTGGCGGACGCGCGATGGAGATCGTCTATAACGAAGCGCAGCTCGCCTCGTACGCAGAGTCGGCGCCGGCGATCCGACCCGAAGCCCCGCTCTTGGTCGATCGTTATCTGGCCGGACTGGAGCTCGAAGTCGACGCGGTTTTTGACGGGAGAGACGTCTTGGTTCCCGGCATCTTCGAGCACATCGAACGCGCCGGCGTCCACTCGGGCGATTCGATCGCGGTCTACCCGCCGCAGCGCCTCGACGCGGCGCAGCAAGCGCGCGTCGTGGAGGTGACTGCGGCGATCGCCCGCGAGCTGCGTACCGAAGGGCTCATCAACATCCAGTTTGTCTTGCACGAGGACGAGCTCTTTATCATCGAAGCGAACCCACGGGCGAGCCGCACGGTACCGATCATCCAGAAGGCGACGGGCGTCAACATCGTCGCGGCGGCTACGCGCGTCGCGCTCGGCGAGCGGTTGCGGGACATGCCGTACGGAACCGGCCTCACGCCGGCGCCGCCGTACGTGGTGGTGAAGGTACCGGTCTTTTCGTTTTCAAAGATGCGCGGCGTCGAGACGATGCTCGGGCCGGAGATGAAGTCGACCGGCGAGGTCCTCGGCATCGACGCAACGTTCGCCGGTGCGTTACGCAAAGGGTTCGTTGCGGCCGGAATCCGGCTCCCGAGCGAAGGCGGACGAATTCTCGTTTCGATCTCCGACGAAGAGAAGCAAGCGGCCGTTTCGGTGCTGCGGCGTTACGCACAGCTCGGGCACCGTCTCGTTGCGACGCAGGGCACTGCCGACGTGCTCGAAGGCGCCGGTATTGCGTGCGAGCGGACCAACAAGATCGCCGACGGGTCGCCGCACGTCCTCGACGTTCTTGCGGCGCGCGAAGTCGATTTGGTCATCAACGACGCGAAGGGCCCACGAGAGATCTCGGACGACTACAAGATTCGCCGGGCTGCAGTCGAAGCGAGTATCGCGTGTTTGAGCAGTCTGGACACGGCGCGCGCCCTCGTGGAGGCGCTGAACGGCACGCCGGGGCCGCCGCAGAGTCTCCAAGAGTACCGCGCGGCGAGCCGGCGGTCTTCGTTCTCGGTGGGAACAGCAGCACGCTCGCCTTCGTGA